CATATCATTCTCATCAAATTCATACTCAAAATCACTGTTCCCTATATAAACTAACTGCTTGGAAAAAGTATCATATTTTAATTTTACGTCGCCTATCTGAGACATCTTTTCGGAAAAGAAATCATATTTAATTTCTACATTACCTATTCTTTCTACCCGTTCAGAAGCGAAATTGTATTTAAATACCTTGTCTCCAATTTTAGAGATCTTTTTTGAACCAAGATCATAACCTATTACAAGGTCTCCAATTCTTGATATGTTATTGGTGAAAAAGTCATATTCAATTTTATATCCATCAATTCTTTTCAGGTGTCCTCCTTTTGACAGATTGCGCGATGGCTCAAATCTCAAATCACCGCTTTCACATTCCGGATCACGATATTGACTAATCTTCTTAATATTTCCCATTTGATCAAACGTGATAGACGAATCATGGAGTCTGATTTTAACAAAGAAATCGCCAACCAGATCTGTGTATACGGTTAGATGCTGAGCATTGGCAACTGTTGTAAATAGAAATAGAATAAATGCACTGATAATGTACTTTCTCATATTATTCTTTGTTTAGTTTTGTCTTATTCCGGGCAGTCTTTTTGTGTGAGTGGGCTTCTATTTATTCCACCTCTTAAACTTAGGAAACGCCTCTTTCATCATAGCAATAGCCTCTTCTCTGGAAATAGGTTTCTCAAGTCCTTTGTTAAACTCATCCAGAAATTCCACACAATGAAGAATCATTTCATTCATTGTGCAATCCTGAGTAAAATCTCCTTTTTGGAAACAGTAAGTACAATAATCATTGTTGTGGCTACCATCGGCATTTGTACCAAGTAGCTCGTCGGATGGCATAGGCATTCCGCAGCTTTGACAGATTCTTTCCATAATAATTAATGTTTATGATTACGTGCAAATATAACTCTTCTTTATGAAATACAAAGTAATTGAATAGTAAATTATTATTAATAGATGTCAGAGCGATTTTCTCCTTTTACTCTTCTCCTTCATTCCAGTAAAACTCCAAAGCACCGGAAGGACATTTCTTTACTGCTTCTATAATCTTCTCAGTTGAAGCGTTTTCAAGTCTTATCCAAGGTTTCTCACAAGGTTGGAATATATCCGGGCTGTTATTAACGCAATTGCCTGAATGCTTGCACTTCTGTGGTTCCCAAACAACAGTTATTTCACCATTGCTAAAGTAATGCTTTTTATTTTCCATATTGCATGTTTAATTAGATAGATTATTCTGAAGTAACGAAAAGGCAATCTGTAATTTATGCAGATTGCCTGATTAAGTGGTATGAGACCTTACTGATACATTGTAAATCAGCTTTGCTGCATTGTAACATTTCATTCTTGTTTTGTTACCACATTCTTTAGTTGTTCTTTCAACTTTTCAGCTTTGCATTTTGCAGTATCTACAACATCTTTAAGCTCACTTTTTGATTTAGTGAAACATTTATCAGCACACTCATTAATGCATTCAAACTGACCGTCATCCTGCAACTTACGGATAATATACCCTAATGTACATCCAATAGCTAACCCCCAAATAACTCCTTTCATAGTTTTTAGTTTTTAATAGATTGGTAGAATAGGTGAACTAAAAATATAACATATTGAGTGCCCGGTTTGTTTTTATGCTGAACATATTATATATTTGTTTGTTATCAACATGATTGTTTTAACCACTAAAAAATTATATAGTATGCCAATAAAAAGAGTATGGCTTGATGAGAGCGAAAATGAGTGTATATCTTGTGGACTGTGCGAAGCAACATGTCCCGAAGTATTTGAGGTGCCTGATAAAATGGTTGTAAAACCAGGCGTTGATTTTAATCTGTATGAAGAAGAAATAATTAATTCAGCAGAAGGTTGCCCCAGTGAAGTTATTAAATACGAATAACTATTTTTTTTCTACAGTTTAAAAAAAATAGTTTGTTACTTTGTGTACGCATAAGCTTTGAGTATTTAATTGTTTAAGTTTGGTACCTCAAATATATTAATACTCTTGGCTTATGCTTTGTTTTTCTGCATATTAATTACAAACATAGGGACTGCTACTAACATTTGCTATTTGCCACTGCTGGATGGGCTTTCAGGCTGGTTGAGAAATCCCAATTCTTTTTAAATACTCAGTAGGGCTTTCACCAAAATATTCTTTATAACACTTGCTAAAGTATGATGGAGAAGTAAATCCCACTTCGTAACAAATCTCTGCTATCGTCATATCTGAAGAGGATATCAGTGTAGATGCTTTTTTTAAACGAGCTATACGAAGTACCTCATTGGGTGCATAATTTGTCAGAGCTTTTATTTTTCGATAAAGTTGCACTCTGCTTAGTCCCATTTCTTTGCCCAGATCTTCTACATTGAGTTCAGAGTTGCTAATCCCCTCTTCTATGAGTTTTTTGAATTTCTCGACGAATATTTTATCCATGTCGCATATGGGTTCCTTTTCGAGTGCATTATTATCACCAAAAAATTGTTTCAGTCGCTTGTGCCCGTCAATAAGATTCCGAACGCGTGCTGTAAGTACCTGCGAATTGAATGGCTTGGAGATATATGAGTCTGCTCCATTATCAAAACCTTCAATGCGTTGCTCATCAAGAGAACAGGCTGTAAGAAGAATTATAGGGATGTGGCAAGTTTGTAATTCACCTTTCAGACGACGGCAGCATTCTATACCATCCATGCCAGGCATCATTATATCGCTTATAATTACGTCTGGTACATATTTCATAGCCTTACGGATACCTTCAGCTCCGTCTTTTGCTTCTATCACTTCATATTCTTGCTGAAGCAGTTGGTGTATGTAAGAACGGATGTCGGGATTATCATCAATAACAAGTACTGTCTCACAATTTTTAGAATGAATTTCAGTAATAGAGGGTTCGTCCGGCATTTCAAATAATAGTTGTTGAGTTTCGGAAGAAATAGCTGTAACTGAAGCTGCTTCACAAAACAAATCCTGTTCAAAAGGTAAGTCTACGGTAAATATAGTGCCTTTCAGCTTATCACTTTCCACCTGAATATTACCCTTGTGCATGTCTACAAAGGCTTTAACAAGTGCCAGTCCGATGCCGGAACCTTCGTGGTGCAAATCTGTTTTGTAGAATCGTTCAAAGATGTTCCGAATATGTTCAGGAGAAATAGCAGTGCCGCTGTTAGCAATAGTGAAACGTACATATTTATTTCCTTCCTGTTCTATAGTAAGGAGATTCACATGTATTATTCCGTTCTCTGGTGTGAATTTAAATGCATTGGATAGCAGATTAAAGTAAATCCGTTCCAGCTTCTCTACGTCAACAACAGCATGAAAATCCGTATTTGGAAGAACATCAAAGATAAATTTTATATGTTTCTTTCTAACAGCTGCGCGGAATGCAGAATTCCATTCTTCAAATGAAACTGCGAGATCAATCTTATTTAATACTAACTCCAGCTTCCCGTTCTCAAATTTGCGGAAATCCAATATTTGGTTCACCAGACGCAGCAGAATATTGACATTCTTTTTAACCAATTGCAATGATTGCTGTTGGTTGTTAGTCAGGCTTTTATCATCAAGAAGTTGATCAATAGGATCGGCTACTAAGGTAAGAGGTGTACGAAAATCGTGTGATATGTTAGTAAAGAATACCAGCTTGGCATTTGTAGCCTCTTCCAGTTGTTTAGAGAGCTCAATTAACTGGTCTCGTTTCAATTCTAATTCTTCCTTTTGATTGGTAATTTCGTCGTTTCGTTTCGATAGTTCTTTGTTTAGTCGGTTTTTGACACGTAACGACATCCATAAAATCATAAACATCCCTGTAAAGAGTATGAGCACAATAAAGCTTGCGTATAAAACAATTTTTTGTTTAGCATAACTAGTCAGATAGTCGCCAATACGATTGTTGAGAAGTCCTATTCTTTTTTCGTTCTCGGCAATATGATCGGTTTGCAGCTTCATTACTCTGGCATTGGTTTTGTCCACAATGGCAGTGCTTAGAATTGTTTCCCGCGGATATTTCTTTTTTTCTAGTATCTTCATTGCTATTTGCATTACACGATCGCCTCCCGTTGGATAGATAAAGGTTGCATCTAGTACATTTTTCAGCACAAGGTCTACACCGAAATCTTTGCCGGGAAGGGCATCAATACCAATAAAGGTAGTCCCTTTCTCTCTCTTGTTTTTTCGTGCGGAAAGGTAGGCCCCGGCAGCCATACGGTCGTTGTGGGCAAATACTACGTCAATTTTTGGATAATGATTTAGAATGAAATCCATTTTTTTTTCAGCCTGAATTTGAAGCCACCCGGCATCTTCTTTACACAGTAAAGAGATTGAAGGATATTTGCTCATAGCACTCATAAATCCTTGGTGACGGTCAATAGCAGGTGTTGAACCGCTCAGACCTGTTAGTTCGGCAATTGTCCCTTTTCCTTTAAGCTGTGCTGCGATATAATTACCTACAGCTTTACCAATTTCATAATTATCAGCACCAACAAAGGCTGTATATTTATCGGAAAGAATTTTGCGGTCTACTACAATGACAGGAATCCCCTTGTTATAAGCTTCTTCAACGATTGGCGTCATAGGAGCCGCTTCGTTTGGGGCAACAATCAGAAGATCCACTTTTTTATTAATAAAGTAATGAATGTCGTCTGCCTGCTTTTGGTTATTATCTTTGGCTGTACGTATTTCAACCTTAATGCCATTGTAAAACTGTGCTTCGCGAAGTATTTCATTGTTCATCTTGTGCCGCCATTCATCATCGCTGCACTGAGATACACCAATAATGTATCTGGAAGAATCTTTCCTGCACGATGATGACAGAATAGTAAGGATTAACAAAATAATAAAGGTTGTGTATTTCATTGTTTCCCACGATGTAATTAAGGTACAAAGATAAAAATAATAGGAGCATCTGCAACAGATGCTCCATAAATAAGATTAAATATTATTATCGAAAAATCACTGTAATTGTTTTTTTAGCATTTCAGGCAGTTGGGGCATGGCTCCACTTTGTGTACAAATATAGGCAGAGACTTCCACGGCTAGCTTATGCGCTTCGCGGATGGACTTGCCTTTTAAAATTGAAGCACAGAATGCAGCGGTAAATGAATCACCGGCTCCTACAGTGTCGGCTATGCTAACCGTTGGTGTTTCAAGGAAAGAAACCTCTTCCGGTGTAAATACATAACTGCCATTTGTTCCACATGTAAGAATCAGCATCTTTAAGTTATATTTGGCAATTAGCATCTGACAAGTGTCCTGAAGGTCAATGCCGGGATAACCAAAAATACGAGAGATGATAACTAGTTCTTCGTCATTTATTTTGAGTATGTTGCATTTGTTGAAAGAATTCTCAATAATCTCTTTGTTATAAAAGTTCTGACGAAGATTAATATCAAAAATCTTGCATTGTCCTTCTCCGTCGGGCATGGCATC
This genomic interval from uncultured Bacteroides sp. contains the following:
- a CDS encoding zinc ribbon domain-containing protein, with the translated sequence MERICQSCGMPMPSDELLGTNADGSHNNDYCTYCFQKGDFTQDCTMNEMILHCVEFLDEFNKGLEKPISREEAIAMMKEAFPKFKRWNK
- a CDS encoding (4Fe-4S)-binding protein produces the protein MENKKHYFSNGEITVVWEPQKCKHSGNCVNNSPDIFQPCEKPWIRLENASTEKIIEAVKKCPSGALEFYWNEGEE
- a CDS encoding ferredoxin; this translates as MPIKRVWLDESENECISCGLCEATCPEVFEVPDKMVVKPGVDFNLYEEEIINSAEGCPSEVIKYE
- a CDS encoding substrate-binding domain-containing protein yields the protein MKYTTFIILLILTILSSSCRKDSSRYIIGVSQCSDDEWRHKMNNEILREAQFYNGIKVEIRTAKDNNQKQADDIHYFINKKVDLLIVAPNEAAPMTPIVEEAYNKGIPVIVVDRKILSDKYTAFVGADNYEIGKAVGNYIAAQLKGKGTIAELTGLSGSTPAIDRHQGFMSAMSKYPSISLLCKEDAGWLQIQAEKKMDFILNHYPKIDVVFAHNDRMAAGAYLSARKNKREKGTTFIGIDALPGKDFGVDLVLKNVLDATFIYPTGGDRVMQIAMKILEKKKYPRETILSTAIVDKTNARVMKLQTDHIAENEKRIGLLNNRIGDYLTSYAKQKIVLYASFIVLILFTGMFMILWMSLRVKNRLNKELSKRNDEITNQKEELELKRDQLIELSKQLEEATNAKLVFFTNISHDFRTPLTLVADPIDQLLDDKSLTNNQQQSLQLVKKNVNILLRLVNQILDFRKFENGKLELVLNKIDLAVSFEEWNSAFRAAVRKKHIKFIFDVLPNTDFHAVVDVEKLERIYFNLLSNAFKFTPENGIIHVNLLTIEQEGNKYVRFTIANSGTAISPEHIRNIFERFYKTDLHHEGSGIGLALVKAFVDMHKGNIQVESDKLKGTIFTVDLPFEQDLFCEAASVTAISSETQQLLFEMPDEPSITEIHSKNCETVLVIDDNPDIRSYIHQLLQQEYEVIEAKDGAEGIRKAMKYVPDVIISDIMMPGMDGIECCRRLKGELQTCHIPIILLTACSLDEQRIEGFDNGADSYISKPFNSQVLTARVRNLIDGHKRLKQFFGDNNALEKEPICDMDKIFVEKFKKLIEEGISNSELNVEDLGKEMGLSRVQLYRKIKALTNYAPNEVLRIARLKKASTLISSSDMTIAEICYEVGFTSPSYFSKCYKEYFGESPTEYLKRIGISQPA
- a CDS encoding carbohydrate kinase; translated protein: MNNIIVGLGEALWDMLPEGKKIGGAPANFAYHVSQFGFDSCVVSAIGNDALGNEILDVFHEKNLKYQLEKVDFPTGTVQVELDAEGVPCYEIKEGVAWDNIPFTKALQTLALSTRSVCFGSLAQRSAVSREAINRFLDAMPDGEGQCKIFDINLRQNFYNKEIIENSFNKCNILKINDEELVIISRIFGYPGIDLQDTCQMLIAKYNLKMLILTCGTNGSYVFTPEEVSFLETPTVSIADTVGAGDSFTAAFCASILKGKSIREAHKLAVEVSAYICTQSGAMPQLPEMLKKQLQ